One Candidatus Methylomirabilota bacterium DNA segment encodes these proteins:
- the ftsZ gene encoding cell division protein FtsZ, translated as MPFALEIDAEHAAKIKVIGVGGGGSNAVSRMSASEFTGVEFFVVNTDTQALKMSPVDTKLQIGANVTRGLGAGANPEIGRQAALEDTDKILSLLEGADMVFITAGLGGGTGTGAAPIIANLAKELGILTVGVVTKPFAFEGKVRETHASRGLTALCESVDTLITIPNQRLLQVVERQTSLSDAFRVADDVLRQAVQGIANLIVVPGLINLDFADVKTIMSERGIAMMGIGVASGENAASEAAATAINSPLLENVCIDGARGVLINITGGPALSLYEVNEASSTICKSAHQDANIIFGAVIDESLKDSVCVTVIATGFEAATSVREEGSSKNMVEMKAYAAKAAERSGFFRKRGTNGRETSDEQFNPRDLELRPPDLDGDELDIPTFLRRQAD; from the coding sequence ATGCCATTTGCGCTGGAGATCGACGCTGAGCACGCGGCTAAGATTAAGGTGATCGGAGTTGGGGGCGGGGGGTCCAATGCGGTGAGTCGGATGTCGGCATCGGAGTTCACCGGCGTTGAGTTTTTTGTGGTGAATACCGACACCCAGGCGCTCAAGATGTCTCCGGTGGACACCAAGCTTCAGATCGGTGCCAACGTCACGAGGGGTCTGGGGGCGGGGGCGAATCCGGAGATCGGGCGACAAGCGGCGCTTGAAGATACCGACAAGATCCTGAGCCTCCTGGAAGGCGCGGATATGGTGTTTATCACCGCCGGGCTGGGGGGAGGGACAGGAACCGGCGCCGCGCCTATCATCGCGAATCTCGCCAAGGAGCTAGGTATTCTGACAGTCGGGGTGGTGACCAAGCCATTTGCGTTTGAGGGCAAGGTTCGAGAGACTCACGCCTCCCGGGGGCTTACTGCGCTGTGTGAGAGCGTCGATACCTTGATCACCATCCCGAATCAACGGTTGCTACAGGTCGTAGAGCGACAGACCTCGCTGAGCGATGCCTTCAGGGTTGCCGACGACGTGTTGCGCCAGGCGGTGCAGGGGATTGCGAACCTCATCGTGGTGCCGGGTCTGATCAACCTGGACTTTGCCGATGTCAAGACCATTATGTCAGAGCGTGGGATCGCTATGATGGGGATCGGCGTTGCGTCGGGAGAGAACGCGGCCTCGGAAGCCGCCGCAACGGCGATCAACAGCCCGCTTCTGGAAAACGTCTGTATCGACGGCGCCAGAGGCGTTCTCATTAATATCACCGGTGGTCCGGCGCTCTCGCTGTACGAGGTGAATGAAGCCAGCTCCACGATCTGTAAGTCAGCCCATCAGGATGCCAATATCATTTTCGGAGCGGTGATCGACGAATCGCTGAAAGATAGTGTTTGCGTGACGGTGATTGCCACCGGGTTTGAGGCCGCTACCTCGGTGAGAGAGGAAGGGTCTTCAAAAAACATGGTCGAAATGAAGGCGTACGCAGCCAAGGCCGCGGAGCGCAGCGGCTTTTTCAGAAAGCGTGGAACGAACGGGCGCGAGACGTCCGACGAGCAGTTCAATCCCCGCGACCTGGAACTCAGACCCCCGGACCTTGACGGGGACGAGTTGGATATCCCGACCTTTTTGCGGCGCCAGGCCGACTAG
- a CDS encoding YggS family pyridoxal phosphate-dependent enzyme has translation MAERVKDRIEQVMRRMADAARCAGRDPGEVELVAVTKTVPVPRIREAVDAGVTTLGENRVQEAADKITLLSSLPVRWHLIGHLQTNKSRPAAELFELIHSLDSVKLAAALDRHGAALAKQVRVLIEVNLEGEPSKTGILEQDLLPLLQACQQYTHLAIEGLMAIPPFRRNPQDVRPFFRKLRLLRDQAARACPEYPLRHLSMGMSHDYEIAIEEGATLVRVGTAIFEARPQG, from the coding sequence TTGGCGGAACGGGTAAAAGATCGGATTGAGCAGGTAATGCGACGGATGGCCGACGCGGCCCGTTGCGCTGGTCGGGATCCTGGTGAGGTGGAGCTGGTTGCGGTTACCAAGACCGTGCCGGTTCCCCGTATCCGGGAGGCGGTCGATGCCGGCGTAACGACACTGGGCGAGAATCGGGTCCAGGAGGCTGCAGATAAGATTACTCTTCTGAGTTCGCTCCCGGTCAGATGGCACTTGATCGGTCATTTACAGACGAATAAGAGTCGGCCTGCCGCGGAGCTGTTCGAACTGATCCATTCGCTTGACTCTGTGAAGTTGGCTGCTGCCCTGGACCGCCACGGGGCTGCCTTAGCGAAGCAGGTCCGGGTGCTCATAGAGGTCAACCTTGAAGGCGAACCGAGCAAGACCGGTATTCTCGAACAGGACCTTTTGCCGCTGCTCCAGGCTTGCCAGCAGTATACACATCTGGCTATCGAAGGCCTGATGGCCATCCCGCCATTTCGCAGGAATCCTCAGGACGTCCGGCCGTTCTTTCGCAAACTTCGGCTGCTACGAGATCAGGCGGCTAGAGCCTGTCCGGAATACCCGCTCCGCCACCTCTCCATGGGGATGAGCCACGATTACGAGATCGCCATCGAAGAGGGGGCCACGCTGGTTCGAGTCGGCACAGCGATCTTTGAAGCACGCCCTCAGGGCTGA
- a CDS encoding nucleotidyltransferase family protein codes for MKRDEALKTLAEHREELRQRFGVKSLALFGSVVRDEATETSDVDLLVEFDRPVGLLHVIGTEQYLEKLLSVNKVDLVLTRAVLPEFKDGILAEAINAF; via the coding sequence ATGAAGCGTGATGAGGCGCTGAAAACCCTGGCCGAGCATCGGGAAGAGCTACGGCAGCGGTTTGGCGTGAAGTCGCTGGCGCTGTTTGGCTCGGTCGTGCGTGATGAAGCTACTGAAACCAGCGACGTCGATTTGTTGGTGGAGTTTGACCGGCCAGTGGGTCTCCTTCACGTCATCGGGACGGAGCAGTATCTCGAAAAGCTGCTTAGCGTGAATAAGGTTGATCTCGTCCTGACGCGGGCCGTCCTGCCGGAATTCAAGGACGGCATCCTCGCGGAAGCCATTAATGCCTTCTAA